A window from Chitinophaga filiformis encodes these proteins:
- a CDS encoding glycogen/starch synthase, whose protein sequence is MSTKKRILFIAQEMSPYLELTEYANMVNKMAIKSNESGLEVRVIMPRFGIINERRHRLHEVVRLSGINIVIEGDDYPLIIKVASLPNARLQVYFLDNEDYFKRKTLFTDENEQFYDDNAARAVFFCKGALETVKKFGWPPDIIHCSGWMTSLIPLYLKTAYKKEPVFAHSKVVYSMEPNSFKEKLGAGFVKKATISTQIKEKDLELYKEGTNSALNRGAGKYADAVVLAGEKTEKKVVDELKAEKGKIILPYKKDNEDLADYLQLYNQLLGK, encoded by the coding sequence ATGTCCACAAAGAAACGAATTCTTTTTATTGCTCAGGAAATGTCGCCTTATCTGGAATTAACAGAGTATGCGAATATGGTCAATAAAATGGCAATTAAGTCCAATGAGTCCGGGCTGGAAGTGCGGGTGATCATGCCCCGGTTTGGCATTATCAACGAAAGAAGGCACCGGTTACACGAGGTGGTAAGACTGTCTGGCATTAACATTGTGATAGAGGGTGACGATTATCCGTTGATTATCAAGGTGGCATCATTGCCCAACGCCCGTTTGCAGGTTTATTTCCTGGACAATGAGGATTACTTTAAACGTAAGACCTTGTTCACGGACGAAAACGAGCAATTCTATGACGATAATGCAGCCCGTGCAGTATTTTTCTGTAAAGGAGCGCTTGAAACAGTAAAGAAGTTTGGCTGGCCGCCGGACATTATTCACTGCAGCGGATGGATGACTTCACTGATCCCTTTATACCTGAAAACTGCTTACAAGAAGGAACCGGTATTTGCTCATTCCAAAGTGGTATATTCCATGGAGCCTAACTCCTTTAAGGAGAAACTGGGCGCCGGCTTTGTGAAGAAGGCGACTATCAGCACCCAGATCAAGGAAAAAGACCTGGAATTATATAAAGAAGGTACCAACAGTGCGCTGAACAGAGGCGCCGGTAAATACGCAGATGCTGTTGTACTGGCAGGTGAAAAGACTGAAAAGAAAGTAGTGGATGAACTGAAAGCGGAAAAAGGCAAGATCATTCTCCCTTACAAAAAGGACAATGAAGACCTTGCAGACTATCTGCAATTATATAACCAGCTACTTGGAAAATAA
- the panC gene encoding pantoate--beta-alanine ligase, giving the protein MYLFKRKDDLERHLSTARKEGKRIGFVPTMGALHQGHLSLIAAAKENTDLVVCSIFVNPTQFNDPADFEKYPITIDQDILLLTDAGNDVLFLPTVQEMYPKGLAPEMHYDFGQLETVLEGAHRPGHFQGVGQVVHKLLDLVQPDKLFMGQKDFQQCLVINRLIKLLGLKVELVICPTLREQDGLAMSSRNLRLNATERQNALHISRALYYIKDHLSEAPLKEIANKAIKELNGNGFDVDYLDMVSIAPDGNIDFPNTPGKDPLFAVVAAREISSNVRLIDNMQVN; this is encoded by the coding sequence ATGTATCTGTTCAAGCGGAAAGACGATCTCGAAAGGCATTTATCAACAGCACGGAAAGAGGGTAAACGTATTGGTTTTGTGCCTACTATGGGCGCATTACATCAGGGCCATCTGTCCCTTATTGCGGCCGCAAAAGAAAACACCGACCTCGTCGTGTGCAGTATATTTGTCAACCCGACCCAGTTTAACGATCCGGCCGATTTTGAAAAATATCCCATTACAATAGACCAGGACATCCTCCTGCTTACCGACGCCGGCAATGACGTGCTCTTCCTGCCAACTGTGCAGGAAATGTACCCGAAGGGCCTGGCGCCCGAAATGCATTATGATTTCGGCCAGCTGGAAACAGTACTTGAGGGCGCCCACCGTCCGGGCCATTTCCAGGGTGTTGGCCAGGTGGTGCACAAGTTATTGGACCTGGTTCAGCCCGATAAGCTTTTCATGGGTCAGAAAGATTTTCAGCAGTGCCTGGTAATCAATCGCCTGATCAAATTACTGGGTCTGAAGGTGGAACTGGTTATCTGCCCTACCCTGCGTGAACAGGACGGACTGGCCATGAGCAGCCGTAATCTGCGCCTCAACGCTACCGAAAGACAAAACGCCCTGCACATCTCCCGTGCACTCTATTACATAAAAGATCACCTCTCTGAGGCTCCTTTGAAGGAAATAGCTAACAAGGCCATTAAGGAGCTGAACGGCAATGGTTTCGATGTCGATTACCTCGACATGGTGTCCATCGCCCCGGATGGGAACATTGATTTTCCCAATACTCCCGGCAAAGATCCGCTTTTTGCCGTTGTAGCCGCCCGCGAGATCAGCAGTAATGTCAGGCTGATCGACAATATGCAGGTCAATTGA
- the panD gene encoding aspartate 1-decarboxylase, which yields MHIEVLKSKIHRAVITEANLQYVGSITIDEDLLDAANLIEYEKVQVVNVNNGERLETYIIKGKRGSGVVCMNGPAARLCAVGDIVIIISYASMDFEEAKKHTPIAIFPKENNKL from the coding sequence ATGCACATTGAAGTACTGAAAAGTAAAATACACAGAGCAGTCATCACCGAAGCGAACTTACAATACGTAGGAAGTATTACTATTGACGAAGATCTGCTGGATGCTGCAAACCTCATAGAATATGAAAAAGTACAGGTAGTGAACGTGAACAACGGAGAACGCCTGGAAACCTATATCATCAAAGGAAAACGCGGTTCAGGAGTTGTTTGTATGAATGGCCCCGCTGCCCGCCTTTGCGCGGTTGGCGATATCGTTATCATTATCTCTTACGCATCTATGGACTTTGAGGAGGCAAAAAAACATACTCCCATCGCCATATTCCCGAAAGAAAATAATAAACTGTAA
- a CDS encoding lysylphosphatidylglycerol synthase transmembrane domain-containing protein: MPKFLKFICFLAIGLGLVWLVTHNLTDKEKDDIFNSLEHANYWLLIPVIIVGIASHWYRAVRWKLIMEPMGYHPGTLNTFFAVMVGYLANLAVPRLGEVTRCGIVARYEKIPVDKLVGTMIAERAVDMLLLLILMVITVIIQIDVIGGLFIAEIWHPIENKLGNAGSSRSLIIIGAIIILILLTYIVFRLIARSKIGIKIRALAHGVWDGIRSIGQMEKKGWFIFYSILIWMMYFAMMYLGFYCMEETRYLGLKAALAVLIIGSVGMIVTPGGTGAYQFLVQRTLMVYGVLDTTAYAFGWIVWSAQTLLVLIVGLGSLVALPLLNKAQTPSEKAGQTV, translated from the coding sequence ATGCCCAAATTTTTGAAGTTCATCTGCTTTTTAGCCATTGGGCTAGGATTGGTTTGGCTTGTTACGCATAATCTTACCGATAAGGAGAAAGATGACATCTTCAACTCTCTGGAGCATGCAAATTACTGGCTGCTGATCCCTGTTATTATAGTTGGTATTGCCAGTCACTGGTACCGGGCTGTTCGCTGGAAGCTGATCATGGAGCCCATGGGCTACCATCCCGGTACACTCAATACATTCTTTGCCGTAATGGTGGGCTACCTGGCCAACCTGGCGGTACCCCGCCTGGGAGAAGTGACCCGTTGCGGCATCGTAGCCCGGTATGAAAAGATCCCTGTCGATAAACTGGTGGGCACGATGATCGCCGAACGCGCTGTCGACATGCTGCTCCTCCTCATTCTCATGGTCATCACCGTCATTATTCAGATAGACGTGATCGGGGGATTGTTCATTGCCGAGATCTGGCATCCCATTGAAAATAAACTGGGAAATGCCGGCAGCTCCCGTTCACTGATCATCATCGGCGCTATCATCATACTCATATTACTCACTTATATTGTTTTTCGCCTCATTGCCCGTTCCAAAATAGGTATCAAGATCCGTGCACTGGCCCATGGCGTATGGGACGGTATCCGTTCCATCGGTCAGATGGAAAAGAAAGGCTGGTTTATCTTCTACTCGATACTGATCTGGATGATGTACTTCGCTATGATGTACCTGGGTTTTTATTGTATGGAAGAAACCCGTTACCTGGGATTGAAAGCCGCACTGGCAGTACTCATCATTGGCAGTGTAGGTATGATCGTAACACCCGGTGGAACCGGCGCTTACCAGTTCCTGGTACAAAGAACGCTGATGGTGTACGGCGTACTGGATACTACAGCATATGCTTTCGGATGGATCGTATGGTCGGCCCAGACTTTACTTGTACTCATCGTTGGCCTGGGCAGCCTGGTTGCCCTCCCTTTGCTGAACAAGGCACAGACCCCATCCGAAAAAGCCGGTCAGACCGTTTGA
- the ppk1 gene encoding polyphosphate kinase 1 produces MRLSISEQTAINTQDPVMEKKSNSKKIVPIKKVKMIPRDISWLAFNARVLQEAADNTVPLHERIRFLGIFSNNLDEFFRVRVATLKRMLLVGKSTRMHMEENPEEILDEIQSMVIDQQREFDRIWEGIEDELKAQKIFIRTEKHLNKDQQKFVLNYFNEEVRTNIIPLMIESIQHFPFLRDKSIYLAVVLARQDNSVRQKFALIEIPTSILPRFIILPSKEGEEDIILLEDVIRYCLPHIFSYFGFDKFTAHIIKVTRDAELDIDNDISTSLIHQIEKGLKDRRKGKPVRFVYDKDIDPLLLEYLMRRLGLSSKDNLIPGARIHNFKDFMDFPTSVFKEKTHSQRKSFIHPLFANASSVMHVIQMQDVMLHFPYHSFDTIIDLLREAAIDPNVTSIKITAYRLARNSKIVNALINAVRNGKQVTVALELRARFNEADNLEWKTRLEDEGVKVLIGIPGLKIHAKLCVIKKRIGTKTIQCGFVSTGNLNEKTARVYGDHCLLTANRNIMADINRIFAYLENSKHDIKMLEACHTLPVSPYSMRQFFVRQVEKEIKNARHKKGGSMIIKMNSLSDPQMINLLYEGAKEGVDIKMIIRGICCAYTENKKWKKDITAVSIVDEYLEHARVFVFGKDGQEKVYIASCDWMLRNLDYRVEVAIPVMDPAIQQELKDILAIQLSGNVKARILDNDQNNEYKRDNGKKIRSQVEIFKYLHEKQYNS; encoded by the coding sequence ATGCGATTGTCAATAAGTGAGCAAACAGCAATAAACACACAAGATCCGGTGATGGAAAAGAAAAGCAATAGCAAAAAGATTGTGCCGATTAAGAAAGTAAAGATGATCCCCCGGGACATCAGCTGGCTGGCCTTTAACGCGAGAGTTTTACAGGAAGCTGCTGACAATACCGTTCCCCTGCATGAACGAATCCGTTTTCTCGGTATTTTTTCAAATAACCTGGACGAATTTTTCCGTGTACGTGTTGCCACGCTTAAAAGAATGCTGCTGGTAGGCAAGTCCACCCGCATGCATATGGAAGAGAACCCTGAAGAGATCCTGGACGAGATACAGAGCATGGTAATAGACCAGCAACGGGAGTTTGACCGGATATGGGAAGGCATTGAAGACGAACTGAAGGCCCAGAAGATCTTCATCCGTACTGAAAAGCATCTCAATAAAGACCAGCAGAAATTTGTACTCAACTACTTCAACGAGGAAGTACGTACCAATATCATCCCCCTGATGATCGAAAGTATCCAGCACTTTCCTTTTCTCAGAGATAAATCCATCTATCTGGCAGTTGTACTGGCCAGGCAGGATAACTCCGTCAGACAGAAGTTTGCGCTGATAGAGATCCCGACCTCCATCCTGCCCCGTTTCATCATCCTCCCTTCGAAGGAAGGTGAGGAAGATATTATACTGCTGGAAGACGTGATCCGTTATTGCCTGCCGCATATCTTCTCCTACTTTGGCTTTGACAAGTTCACGGCCCATATCATCAAGGTGACAAGAGATGCGGAACTCGACATCGATAATGATATTTCCACCAGTCTTATACACCAGATCGAAAAAGGGCTGAAAGACCGCCGGAAAGGTAAACCGGTACGGTTTGTATACGATAAGGACATTGACCCGCTGCTGCTGGAATACCTGATGCGCCGCCTGGGGCTGTCCAGCAAGGATAATCTCATACCCGGCGCCCGTATCCATAATTTCAAGGACTTTATGGATTTCCCTACCAGCGTATTCAAGGAAAAGACGCATTCGCAGCGTAAAAGCTTTATCCATCCGCTATTTGCCAATGCATCCAGTGTGATGCATGTGATACAGATGCAGGATGTGATGCTGCATTTCCCCTACCACTCTTTCGATACCATCATAGACCTGCTCAGGGAAGCTGCTATTGATCCTAATGTGACCAGCATCAAGATCACGGCCTACCGGCTGGCCCGCAATTCCAAGATCGTCAATGCCCTGATCAATGCCGTGCGCAATGGCAAACAGGTAACAGTGGCCCTGGAACTGAGAGCCCGTTTCAACGAGGCAGACAACCTGGAATGGAAGACCCGCCTGGAAGATGAAGGCGTAAAAGTGCTGATCGGTATTCCCGGCCTGAAGATCCATGCCAAGCTGTGTGTGATTAAAAAACGTATCGGCACCAAGACCATTCAATGTGGCTTCGTCAGCACCGGCAACCTGAATGAAAAAACAGCGAGGGTGTATGGTGACCATTGTCTGCTGACTGCCAACAGGAATATCATGGCAGACATCAACCGCATTTTTGCTTACCTGGAAAACAGCAAGCACGATATCAAAATGCTGGAAGCCTGTCATACGCTGCCGGTAAGCCCTTACAGTATGCGTCAATTCTTTGTACGCCAGGTGGAGAAAGAGATCAAGAATGCCCGTCATAAAAAAGGCGGCTCCATGATCATCAAGATGAACTCCCTCTCCGATCCGCAAATGATCAATCTCTTATATGAAGGCGCAAAAGAAGGTGTGGACATTAAGATGATCATTCGTGGTATCTGCTGCGCCTATACGGAGAACAAGAAATGGAAGAAAGATATCACCGCCGTCAGCATAGTGGATGAATACCTGGAACATGCCCGTGTGTTTGTATTTGGCAAAGACGGACAGGAAAAGGTATACATTGCCTCCTGCGACTGGATGCTGCGTAACCTCGATTACCGCGTGGAAGTGGCCATCCCTGTTATGGATCCTGCCATTCAGCAGGAGCTGAAAGACATACTGGCCATACAGCTCAGCGGCAATGTAAAGGCCCGCATCCTGGACAACGACCAGAACAACGAATACAAACGTGATAATGGCAAAAAGATCCGGTCACAGGTAGAGATTTTTAAATATCTCCACGAGAAACAATATAATAGTTAG
- a CDS encoding exopolyphosphatase, with translation MKLAAIDIGSNAARLLISEASPNSQGRMDFTKVNLVRVPLRLGLDVFTEGAISEKRANHLLNTIKAYKLLLEVYEVRYLKACATSAMRDASNSAEILQNVRQQTGIDIKVISGQEEASFLYESHIAENLDKTRSYMYIDVGGGSTEVTIFSNNSLKHKESFNIGTIRLMQHQVRDDQWQYMKDTIKSRLRGISNITAIGSGGNINKIFSLSKRKEGKPLTLDVLKDYYKEFNSFSVEERIHLYNLREDRADVIVPALQIYINIMRWADAQEIFVPKIGLADGLIQSLYAEISR, from the coding sequence ATGAAGCTTGCTGCCATTGATATCGGGTCCAACGCTGCCAGGCTGCTCATCTCTGAAGCATCTCCCAACAGCCAGGGCCGGATGGACTTTACCAAGGTAAACCTTGTCAGGGTACCTTTACGCCTCGGTCTTGATGTGTTCACTGAGGGCGCTATTTCCGAAAAAAGGGCCAATCACCTGCTGAATACCATTAAAGCGTATAAGCTATTGCTGGAAGTGTATGAAGTCAGGTATCTGAAGGCATGTGCTACCTCGGCCATGCGCGATGCCTCCAATTCAGCAGAAATACTGCAGAACGTCAGGCAGCAGACCGGCATAGATATCAAGGTCATCTCCGGGCAGGAAGAGGCTTCTTTCCTTTACGAGAGCCACATCGCAGAAAACCTCGACAAGACCCGCTCTTATATGTATATCGATGTAGGGGGTGGTAGTACCGAGGTCACTATCTTCAGCAACAACAGCCTTAAACATAAAGAGTCCTTCAACATTGGCACTATCCGCCTGATGCAACACCAGGTAAGGGATGACCAGTGGCAGTATATGAAGGATACCATCAAATCCCGTCTCCGGGGCATCAGCAATATTACGGCCATCGGTTCCGGTGGTAATATCAACAAGATCTTCTCTCTCTCCAAGCGTAAAGAAGGCAAACCGCTTACGCTGGATGTCCTGAAAGACTACTACAAAGAATTCAACAGCTTCAGTGTAGAAGAGCGCATTCACCTCTATAATCTCCGGGAAGACCGCGCTGATGTGATCGTACCTGCCCTTCAGATCTACATCAATATCATGCGCTGGGCAGATGCCCAGGAGATATTTGTACCTAAGATCGGTCTGGCAGATGGCCTTATCCAGTCACTCTATGCAGAGATCAGCAGGTAA
- the panB gene encoding 3-methyl-2-oxobutanoate hydroxymethyltransferase: MSTHKEVKRITTHILQKMKDDGEKISMITAYDYSMARIFDDAGMDILLVGDSASNVMAGFETTLPITLDQMIYHGASVVRAIKRAFVVVDLPFGTYQGNSKEALASTIRIMKETSAHGVKIEGGEEIIESVKRIISAGVPVMGHLGLTPQSINKFGTYTVRATEEAEAQKLLSDARLLQEAGCFAIVLEKIPALLAKQVAESLRIPTIGIGAGKYVDGQVLVMHDMLGINKDFKPRFLRRYLNLYDEIYKASQQYIHDVKAKDFPNDSEQY, translated from the coding sequence ATGTCTACGCACAAAGAAGTTAAACGGATAACGACACATATTTTGCAGAAAATGAAGGATGACGGAGAGAAGATCTCCATGATCACGGCATACGACTATTCCATGGCCCGCATTTTTGACGATGCAGGTATGGATATCCTGCTGGTGGGCGATTCTGCATCTAATGTAATGGCCGGCTTTGAAACGACGCTTCCCATAACGCTCGACCAGATGATCTATCACGGCGCGTCTGTAGTACGGGCTATAAAAAGGGCCTTTGTGGTGGTTGACCTGCCTTTTGGTACTTACCAGGGCAACTCTAAGGAAGCGCTGGCATCTACCATCCGCATCATGAAAGAAACCAGCGCCCATGGCGTGAAGATAGAAGGTGGCGAAGAGATCATTGAATCAGTTAAACGAATTATCTCTGCCGGCGTACCGGTGATGGGACACCTGGGCCTGACCCCTCAGTCTATTAATAAATTTGGTACCTATACAGTGAGGGCTACCGAAGAGGCGGAAGCCCAGAAGCTGCTCAGCGATGCCCGCCTGCTCCAGGAAGCGGGTTGCTTTGCCATTGTACTGGAAAAGATCCCGGCCCTGCTGGCCAAACAGGTGGCAGAGTCCCTGCGGATCCCGACAATAGGCATTGGCGCCGGCAAATATGTTGACGGGCAGGTACTGGTAATGCATGACATGCTGGGCATCAATAAAGACTTTAAACCACGTTTCCTGCGTCGCTATCTCAATTTATATGACGAAATTTACAAGGCATCGCAGCAATACATCCACGATGTGAAAGCCAAAGACTTTCCGAACGATAGCGAACAATATTAA
- a CDS encoding DUF1338 domain-containing protein has translation MLDYVLSGLMQRYQDRVPDVAAIIAAMISENLIEVPEDIENDHIAFRTIGVPELGIQSLEKIFLHYGYTRRDAYHFKEKKLDAYWYAPPSPEHPRIFISELRVQDLSPAAQQIIKSYTNEVLVDPVSNLNLDDGPAVDAFLHSSLWRTPTLQDYQTLAAESEYAAWVIYNRYYLNHFTISVQNLPAGYNTVADFNNFLEKEGFILNNAGGKIKTSPDGLLLQSSTVAKMIPATFAGNEVQKIAGSYVEFAERKVLPQFADLPADKITRAHRREGFEAGNADRIFESTYSSQTNKQ, from the coding sequence ATGTTAGACTATGTTCTTAGCGGTCTGATGCAGCGCTACCAGGACCGGGTGCCTGACGTTGCAGCGATCATTGCCGCCATGATCAGTGAAAACCTGATCGAGGTTCCGGAAGACATTGAAAATGACCATATTGCCTTCCGTACAATAGGCGTACCCGAGCTCGGGATACAGTCGCTGGAGAAGATCTTCCTGCACTACGGTTACACCAGAAGGGATGCATACCATTTCAAAGAAAAGAAGCTGGACGCTTACTGGTATGCACCGCCGTCGCCGGAACATCCCCGTATTTTTATCAGCGAGCTGAGAGTACAGGACCTGAGCCCGGCAGCGCAACAGATCATCAAAAGCTACACCAATGAAGTGCTGGTAGATCCTGTCAGCAATCTCAACCTCGATGACGGGCCGGCGGTAGATGCCTTCCTGCACAGCTCATTGTGGCGTACGCCTACCCTGCAGGACTATCAGACCCTGGCAGCGGAAAGCGAATATGCCGCCTGGGTGATCTACAACCGGTATTACCTGAACCATTTCACCATCAGCGTACAAAACCTGCCTGCCGGTTACAACACGGTAGCAGACTTCAATAACTTCCTTGAGAAAGAGGGCTTCATCCTTAACAATGCCGGCGGCAAGATCAAGACAAGTCCCGATGGACTGCTCTTACAGAGCAGCACGGTGGCTAAGATGATTCCCGCCACCTTTGCCGGCAACGAGGTACAGAAGATAGCAGGCTCCTACGTAGAATTTGCAGAGCGGAAGGTATTGCCGCAGTTTGCGGATCTTCCGGCCGACAAGATCACCCGTGCGCACCGCCGGGAGGGTTTTGAAGCCGGCAATGCAGACCGCATCTTTGAAAGTACATACAGCTCACAGACAAACAAACAATAA
- a CDS encoding aldehyde dehydrogenase family protein, whose amino-acid sequence MIQDILQQLHISNVNSGVSTGTTWLDAKGENIQASSPVDGRDIAGVKAASRADYDAVVEKAQEAFKEWRLWPAPRRGEVVRQIGEALRKNKEALGKLVSYEMGKSLQEGYGEVQEMIDICDFAVGLSRQLHGLSMHSERPGHRMYEQWHPLGVTGIISAFNFPVAVWSWNAMLAWVCGDVCVWKPSEKTPLSAIACLQIVQDVLKTNKVPEGVCCLVTGGREVGEWMAADTRVPLISATGSTRMGKAVSSVVGARLGRALLELGGNNAIIITANADLDMSLIGCVFGAVGTAGQRCTSTRRLIIHESVYDAFTQKLVKAYQQLRIGNPLDEHNHVGPLIDKDAVRLYQESMEKVKEQGGRFLVEGGVLSGEAYASGCYVKPCIAEVENSYAIVQHETFAPILYVMKYSRIEDAIAMQNGVPQGLSSAIMTLNLREAELFLSQAGSDCGIANVNIGTSGAEIGGAFGGEKETGGGRESGSDAWKNYMRRQTNTINYSTQLPLAQGIKFDL is encoded by the coding sequence ATGATCCAGGACATTCTGCAGCAATTACATATCAGCAATGTAAACAGTGGCGTCAGCACAGGTACCACCTGGCTGGATGCAAAAGGAGAAAATATTCAGGCCTCATCCCCGGTTGACGGCAGAGATATTGCGGGCGTCAAAGCGGCCAGTCGCGCTGACTATGACGCAGTGGTGGAAAAGGCGCAGGAAGCATTTAAGGAATGGCGTTTATGGCCCGCTCCCCGCCGGGGCGAGGTAGTGCGCCAGATAGGGGAAGCATTGCGGAAAAACAAGGAGGCGCTGGGCAAACTCGTGTCCTATGAGATGGGGAAAAGCCTGCAGGAAGGTTATGGGGAGGTGCAGGAAATGATCGATATCTGTGACTTCGCAGTAGGCCTCTCCCGCCAGTTACACGGGCTCAGTATGCATTCCGAACGCCCTGGCCACAGGATGTATGAACAATGGCATCCGCTGGGCGTTACAGGCATCATTTCAGCCTTTAATTTCCCTGTTGCGGTGTGGAGCTGGAATGCTATGCTTGCATGGGTTTGCGGCGACGTATGCGTCTGGAAACCGTCAGAAAAGACACCTTTATCTGCTATCGCCTGCCTGCAGATCGTACAGGATGTGCTGAAAACGAATAAAGTACCGGAAGGCGTCTGCTGCCTGGTAACGGGCGGCCGCGAAGTAGGCGAATGGATGGCGGCAGATACCCGTGTACCATTGATCTCGGCTACCGGTTCCACCCGCATGGGTAAGGCTGTGAGCAGCGTAGTAGGCGCCCGCCTGGGACGCGCCCTGCTGGAACTGGGCGGTAATAACGCCATTATTATCACTGCCAATGCAGACCTGGACATGTCCCTCATCGGGTGCGTATTCGGCGCTGTGGGCACTGCCGGTCAGCGTTGTACCAGTACCAGAAGACTGATCATCCATGAAAGTGTATATGACGCATTTACGCAGAAACTCGTAAAAGCATACCAGCAACTGCGTATTGGCAATCCGCTGGATGAACATAATCACGTAGGGCCTTTGATCGATAAGGATGCCGTACGTCTTTACCAGGAATCTATGGAAAAGGTAAAAGAACAGGGAGGCCGTTTCCTGGTGGAAGGAGGTGTGCTTTCAGGCGAGGCCTATGCCTCCGGCTGTTATGTAAAGCCCTGCATAGCCGAAGTGGAGAACAGCTATGCCATCGTACAGCATGAGACCTTTGCGCCTATCCTGTATGTAATGAAATACAGCCGTATAGAAGACGCTATTGCCATGCAGAATGGCGTGCCACAGGGATTATCGTCTGCTATTATGACGCTCAACCTGCGGGAAGCGGAATTGTTCCTGTCACAGGCAGGTTCTGACTGCGGCATCGCCAATGTGAACATCGGCACCTCCGGAGCGGAGATCGGCGGCGCATTTGGTGGGGAAAAAGAAACCGGTGGCGGCAGGGAAAGCGGTTCGGATGCATGGAAGAACTACATGCGCCGCCAGACAAATACGATCAATTATTCCACTCAGCTGCCACTGGCGCAGGGTATTAAATTCGATCTGTAA